Proteins encoded in a region of the Isosphaeraceae bacterium EP7 genome:
- the rpoN gene encoding RNA polymerase factor sigma-54, whose amino-acid sequence MRLDTSQQMRHEMRLRMAPRMIQSMEILQLPLMALQERIDQELEENPLLVDLRDTTPTESEPEGEEPTPGEEAPAEVSGPDDWDDFGDGPSRSRGALSEDADRKHDAMQNMQSRPQTLHDYLTDQLGFLDSDSQVRGLAEYIINNLDDSGFLHADLHEIVRDCGDLVTMPEAEHALKLVQMLDPPGVGARSLRECLLLQLTPDTPYRDELRILISSHLEDLQQNRLPSIEKKSGLSIDVIKQAIDQLRRLDPRPGARFAADNAQYVIPDLIVEADENGEYQVRLEDERTPQLSISRYYQKQLKNKATDPATREFIQKKIQSARWLIESIEQRRNTLLKVARAIIEHQKDFLDKGPEWIEPLKMQQIADRVGVHVTTVSRAVDDKWVQTPRGIFALKRFFGGGTTTADGEEVAWDQIKQKLLEVISKEDKQNPLSDEEIVEALGQSGLPVARRTVTKYRKALRISSSRQRKQF is encoded by the coding sequence ATGCGCCTGGACACTTCCCAGCAGATGCGACATGAGATGCGCCTTCGCATGGCGCCTCGCATGATCCAGTCGATGGAAATTCTCCAGCTCCCGTTGATGGCGCTCCAAGAGCGAATCGACCAGGAACTGGAGGAGAACCCGCTGCTCGTCGACCTCAGGGACACGACCCCGACGGAGAGCGAGCCCGAGGGCGAGGAACCGACTCCTGGTGAGGAAGCCCCGGCCGAAGTCTCCGGTCCCGATGACTGGGACGACTTCGGCGACGGCCCCTCCCGCAGCCGCGGCGCGCTCAGCGAAGACGCGGATCGCAAGCACGACGCGATGCAAAACATGCAGTCGCGGCCGCAGACGCTGCACGACTACCTGACCGACCAGCTCGGCTTCCTCGACAGCGATTCCCAGGTCCGCGGCCTGGCCGAATACATCATCAACAACCTCGATGACAGCGGCTTCCTGCATGCCGACCTGCACGAGATCGTCCGCGATTGCGGCGACCTCGTCACGATGCCCGAGGCCGAGCACGCCCTGAAGCTCGTCCAGATGCTCGACCCGCCCGGCGTCGGTGCCCGCAGCCTCCGCGAGTGCCTGCTGCTCCAGCTCACCCCCGATACCCCGTATCGCGACGAGCTGCGGATCCTCATCTCCAGCCACCTGGAAGACTTGCAGCAGAATAGGCTGCCCTCCATCGAGAAGAAGTCGGGCCTCTCGATCGACGTGATCAAGCAGGCCATCGACCAGCTCCGCCGGCTCGACCCTCGCCCCGGGGCCCGATTCGCCGCTGACAACGCCCAGTACGTCATCCCCGACCTGATCGTCGAGGCCGACGAGAACGGCGAGTACCAGGTCAGGCTCGAGGACGAGCGCACGCCGCAACTCTCGATCTCGCGCTACTACCAGAAGCAGCTCAAGAATAAGGCGACCGACCCGGCCACCCGCGAGTTCATCCAAAAGAAGATCCAGTCGGCCCGCTGGCTGATCGAGTCGATCGAGCAGCGTCGAAACACGCTGCTGAAGGTCGCCAGGGCGATCATCGAGCATCAGAAAGACTTCCTCGACAAGGGCCCCGAGTGGATCGAGCCCCTGAAGATGCAGCAGATCGCCGATCGCGTCGGCGTGCATGTCACCACCGTCAGCCGGGCCGTCGATGACAAGTGGGTGCAGACCCCGCGCGGCATCTTCGCCCTGAAGCGGTTCTTCGGCGGCGGCACCACCACCGCCGACGGCGAAGAGGTGGCCTGGGATCAGATCAAGCAGAAGCTCCTGGAGGTCATCTCCAAGGAAGACAAGCAGAACCCGCTGTCCGACGAAGAGATCGTCGAGGCGCTCGGCCAGTCGGGGCTGCCGGTGGCCCGCAGGACCGTGACGAAGTATCGCAAGGCCCTGAGAATCTCGTCGAGCCGTCAGCGTAAACAGTTCTGA
- a CDS encoding multiheme c-type cytochrome, whose amino-acid sequence MPRTSTRPAVVVGLALALIVYVGCNSKSDKTPRVIEAPKPITEAPKVSGDGKKLIANWPVPAGALILSGEMDGYLEPCGCSDGQHGGLGRRYDLVERLRSQGWPLTLIDLGSLIANPAGARGGQVQAKVKFGIALRALAMMKYDALALSAEDLKLSVDEVLGQFLNLGDKPAIVCANIAPDEAFKTVIHPYLETKAGAVKIGITSVLDPDAWKALADPAKEALLPIKSPQEVLPGVLAELESKTDTQVLMVQGPIELARSLAESFPGFDIVVSTSKFPDPPDHPEMLNNGKTMLVLVGKKGKHVSVVGLYPGQAEPMRYDRVTLGSGYKMAEPIRVLIDEEFPRELKDLRVVEDFVRRGNVKGAPGSEYVGAETCKSCHPNTYATWAASNHAKAFNALVKDPKRIREFDAECISCHTTGFEYNTGWVSAEKTPYLKGNQCENCHGPASKHLAAPDDPEIRKSIALTAEFADSSRLCIQCHDEDNSPKFNFGAYYGKIMHKGKDTYTDPKVHQPQPAPSRVAAGTAN is encoded by the coding sequence ATGCCCAGGACCTCGACCCGCCCCGCCGTCGTCGTCGGGCTGGCCCTCGCCCTGATCGTCTATGTCGGCTGCAACTCCAAGTCCGACAAGACGCCGCGTGTCATCGAGGCTCCCAAGCCGATCACCGAGGCCCCCAAGGTTTCGGGCGACGGCAAGAAGCTGATCGCCAACTGGCCGGTCCCGGCCGGCGCCTTGATCCTTTCCGGTGAGATGGACGGCTACCTCGAACCTTGCGGATGCTCAGACGGGCAGCACGGCGGACTCGGCCGACGCTATGACCTGGTCGAGCGACTCCGCTCCCAGGGTTGGCCGCTGACCCTCATCGACCTCGGCAGCCTGATCGCGAATCCGGCGGGTGCGCGGGGCGGACAGGTCCAGGCGAAGGTCAAGTTTGGCATCGCGCTACGGGCCCTGGCGATGATGAAGTACGACGCCCTGGCCCTCAGCGCCGAGGACCTGAAGCTGAGCGTCGACGAAGTCCTCGGCCAGTTCCTCAACCTGGGCGATAAGCCCGCCATCGTCTGCGCCAACATCGCCCCCGACGAGGCGTTCAAGACGGTCATCCACCCCTACCTCGAGACCAAGGCCGGCGCCGTCAAGATCGGCATCACGTCGGTCCTCGACCCCGACGCCTGGAAGGCCCTGGCCGACCCCGCCAAGGAAGCCCTTCTGCCGATCAAGTCGCCCCAGGAAGTCCTCCCCGGCGTGCTGGCCGAGTTGGAATCGAAGACCGACACTCAGGTCCTCATGGTGCAAGGGCCGATCGAGCTGGCGCGGTCCCTGGCCGAGTCGTTCCCCGGTTTCGACATCGTCGTCTCCACCTCCAAATTCCCCGATCCGCCCGACCATCCCGAGATGCTCAATAACGGCAAGACGATGCTCGTCCTCGTCGGCAAGAAGGGGAAGCACGTCAGCGTCGTCGGCCTCTATCCCGGCCAGGCCGAACCCATGCGGTACGATCGCGTGACCCTCGGATCCGGCTACAAGATGGCCGAGCCGATTCGCGTCCTCATCGACGAAGAGTTCCCACGCGAGTTGAAAGACCTCCGTGTGGTCGAAGATTTCGTTCGCCGGGGCAATGTCAAAGGTGCTCCCGGATCCGAATACGTCGGCGCCGAAACCTGCAAGTCGTGCCACCCAAACACCTACGCCACGTGGGCCGCCTCCAATCACGCCAAGGCCTTCAACGCACTCGTCAAGGACCCCAAGCGTATCCGCGAGTTCGACGCCGAGTGCATCTCCTGCCACACCACGGGCTTCGAGTACAACACCGGCTGGGTCTCGGCCGAGAAGACGCCCTATCTCAAGGGCAATCAGTGCGAGAACTGCCACGGGCCCGCTTCCAAGCACCTGGCAGCTCCCGACGACCCGGAGATCCGCAAGTCGATCGCCCTGACCGCCGAATTCGCCGACAGCAGCCGGCTCTGCATCCAGTGCCACGACGAAGATAACTCGCCCAAGTTCAACTTCGGCGCCTATTATGGCAAGATCATGCACAAGGGGAAGGACACCTACACCGACCCCAAGGTCCATCAGCCGCAGCCTGCCCCCTCCAGGGTCGCCGCCGGGACCGCAAACTGA
- a CDS encoding alpha/beta hydrolase family protein, whose product MAFATINYHSKSLQKASSFSVIFPDDPAIKAPWSVFYLLHGLSDDHTIWSRRTSVERYIGNLPLMVVMPDGGRGWYSNAKEGYAYEDDLVKDIVGLVDRTFPVKAERSGRCIGGLSMGGYGALKVGIKHHELFASANSHSGALGFTSGKQGAGSKLKGEFARIFGTDSAGGDEDIFALVEKVDHGRLPALRIDCGKEDFLIEQNRALHKKLDEMKIAHEYEEFPGTHNWAYWDEHVQEAIKFHARELGLKKD is encoded by the coding sequence ATGGCCTTCGCCACGATCAACTACCACAGCAAGTCGCTCCAGAAAGCCTCTTCCTTCAGCGTGATCTTCCCCGACGACCCGGCCATCAAGGCCCCCTGGTCGGTGTTCTACCTGCTCCACGGGCTTTCTGACGACCATACGATCTGGTCGCGTCGAACCAGCGTCGAGCGGTACATCGGCAATCTTCCGCTGATGGTCGTGATGCCCGACGGCGGCCGTGGGTGGTACTCCAATGCCAAGGAGGGGTACGCCTACGAGGACGACCTCGTCAAGGACATCGTCGGCCTGGTCGACCGCACCTTCCCGGTGAAGGCCGAGCGATCCGGGCGCTGCATCGGCGGCCTCTCGATGGGTGGTTATGGCGCGCTCAAGGTCGGGATCAAGCACCACGAGCTGTTCGCCAGCGCCAACTCCCATTCCGGGGCCCTGGGGTTCACCAGCGGCAAGCAGGGGGCGGGCTCCAAGCTGAAAGGCGAGTTCGCACGGATCTTCGGTACCGACTCGGCCGGCGGCGACGAGGACATCTTCGCCCTCGTCGAGAAGGTCGACCACGGCCGCCTCCCCGCGTTGCGGATCGACTGCGGTAAGGAAGACTTCCTCATCGAGCAGAACCGGGCCCTGCACAAGAAGCTCGACGAGATGAAGATCGCGCACGAGTACGAAGAATTCCCCGGGACCCACAACTGGGCCTACTGGGATGAGCATGTCCAGGAAGCGATCAAGTTCCACGCCCGCGAACTAGGCTTGAAGAAGGATTGA
- a CDS encoding DUF1573 domain-containing protein, translated as MLRWILLALVVVGLTAGATVALQFMPTLAETPQDLAFPAPEKTAGPAPVVEVDSPVLTHDFGVMAQRNKGKHVWKVKNTGKGDLQLKKGPSTCSCTIANLKEGATANIKPGEETEVAVEWETREFSDKFERVVSIITNDPERPKLDFKIGGIIKPAIVMYPPDTTINFIDVASELGATNRIALTSPDRPDFKITKIVASRPDFMVTETRPLTEDELKSIKATSTTGVFFEVKLKPGMPIGPFREEIVLTTDHPNQTEIKLNAVGRSVGPISMVPERIRLLNISGKQGGQGEMVLWVRGRDEATNFKIGAVPENLKVAIDPIDNSVKGASKYRLSVKVLPGTPPGQIEGTIILKTDHPMAGELKVPVNVFVTSAG; from the coding sequence ATGTTGCGCTGGATCTTGCTCGCTTTGGTCGTGGTCGGCCTGACTGCCGGCGCCACCGTCGCCCTGCAGTTCATGCCTACGCTGGCCGAGACCCCCCAGGATCTCGCCTTCCCCGCGCCCGAGAAGACCGCCGGCCCCGCCCCCGTCGTCGAGGTCGACTCCCCCGTCCTGACTCACGACTTCGGCGTGATGGCCCAGCGCAACAAGGGCAAGCACGTCTGGAAGGTGAAGAACACCGGCAAGGGAGACCTCCAGCTCAAGAAGGGGCCCTCCACCTGCTCGTGCACCATCGCCAATCTCAAAGAAGGCGCGACCGCCAACATCAAGCCGGGCGAAGAGACCGAGGTGGCCGTCGAGTGGGAAACTCGCGAGTTCAGCGACAAGTTCGAGCGCGTCGTCTCGATCATCACCAATGATCCCGAGCGGCCCAAGCTCGACTTCAAGATCGGCGGCATCATCAAGCCCGCGATCGTGATGTACCCCCCAGACACCACCATCAATTTCATCGACGTGGCCAGCGAGCTCGGTGCCACCAACCGGATCGCCCTGACCTCGCCGGATCGCCCCGATTTCAAAATCACCAAGATCGTGGCGTCCCGGCCCGATTTCATGGTGACCGAGACCCGGCCTCTCACCGAGGACGAGTTGAAATCGATAAAGGCGACGAGCACGACCGGCGTCTTCTTCGAAGTGAAGTTGAAGCCGGGCATGCCGATCGGGCCGTTCCGCGAAGAGATCGTCCTGACGACCGACCACCCCAACCAGACCGAGATCAAGCTCAACGCGGTCGGCCGATCGGTCGGTCCCATCTCGATGGTGCCCGAGCGAATCCGCCTGCTGAACATCTCCGGCAAGCAGGGCGGGCAGGGTGAAATGGTGCTCTGGGTCCGCGGGCGGGACGAGGCGACCAATTTCAAAATTGGCGCCGTCCCGGAGAATCTCAAGGTTGCGATCGATCCAATCGATAATTCCGTCAAAGGCGCGTCCAAGTATCGGCTGTCGGTGAAAGTGCTCCCGGGCACGCCCCCCGGCCAGATCGAGGGGACAATCATCCTCAAGACGGATCATCCGATGGCGGGCGAGCTGAAGGTTCCCGTCAATGTTTTCGTCACCAGTGCAGGCTGA
- a CDS encoding DUF962 domain-containing protein, translating to MPDASAASSKFERLVAKYRHDHTHPVNHVLHVGVGWPMVAVAVLILPFYPLWSLALVLGAYAFMFFGHFAFEKNTPTILKHPSTPFVIAWAVIRGLGQGAARLLGAGRKP from the coding sequence ATGCCCGATGCCTCCGCCGCCTCGTCGAAGTTCGAGCGGCTCGTGGCCAAGTATCGCCACGACCATACCCACCCGGTGAACCACGTCCTGCACGTCGGCGTCGGCTGGCCGATGGTCGCCGTGGCGGTGCTCATCCTGCCGTTCTATCCCCTCTGGTCGCTGGCTCTCGTCCTGGGGGCCTACGCTTTCATGTTCTTCGGCCACTTCGCGTTCGAGAAGAACACGCCGACGATCCTGAAGCACCCGAGCACCCCGTTTGTCATCGCCTGGGCGGTCATCCGCGGCCTCGGCCAGGGGGCCGCCCGCTTGCTCGGTGCCGGCCGCAAGCCCTGA
- a CDS encoding glycosyltransferase family 39 protein yields the protein MSTDHTPRLGRTALALGLFAFLAVVFTLADPGITIDEPLDVRPGRTYVSTLLKQKAGFFQRETIDRVFADNAEHPPLGRWLLGVASTTFEPFAAAIGWTDPYAVIPARVAPAACFGLLITLVTLATGRLRGQVGGIAAGGALLFMPRAFAHAHLGALDTFIALFWVAALLAAERGSRSSKPTRAMAFAGLVLGLALLTKIHAWFLPPIVLGLLLVRFPWRHAVGAFGGWLVVGLGTFLLGWPWLWHDTLTRLGRYLGTGTERLSLQVQYFGQFYADRDVPWHYPWVYFAITVPVGLHLLGVLGAIEVVRGRRKSEGLPWLALAGIGLFLGLFSTRIPVYDGERLFLLVFPLWAILIGIGGAWAWGRTSRRWAHGLMAAAFLAQGYGVVALHPFGLSYYNALVGGLPGAQRLGLELTYWGDAVDRVLLDRLAAEAKPGDLAALAPTLHHIQGVASLTPALVRNQVTIVDQSRAAQADWLILYRRDAYLNPEWRALLNGPPPVGLVAERSKQGVVLSRVLRIRKP from the coding sequence ATGTCCACCGACCACACTCCGAGACTCGGCCGTACGGCGTTGGCCCTCGGCCTCTTCGCGTTCCTCGCGGTCGTCTTCACGCTGGCCGACCCCGGCATCACGATCGACGAGCCCCTGGATGTCCGACCCGGACGAACTTACGTCTCGACACTCCTGAAGCAGAAGGCCGGCTTCTTCCAGCGCGAGACCATCGATCGGGTCTTCGCCGACAACGCCGAACATCCACCGTTAGGCCGTTGGCTTCTTGGAGTTGCATCGACAACCTTCGAACCGTTTGCCGCGGCGATCGGCTGGACCGATCCCTATGCGGTGATCCCCGCCAGAGTTGCACCGGCCGCCTGCTTCGGCTTGCTTATTACTCTGGTCACGCTTGCCACGGGTCGACTCCGGGGGCAGGTCGGCGGCATTGCGGCGGGGGGGGCATTGCTCTTCATGCCGCGTGCGTTCGCCCACGCGCATCTCGGTGCTCTGGATACGTTTATCGCGTTGTTCTGGGTTGCGGCCTTGCTCGCGGCCGAGCGGGGATCAAGGTCATCGAAGCCGACTCGGGCTATGGCGTTTGCGGGGCTGGTCTTGGGCCTGGCCCTTCTGACCAAGATTCACGCCTGGTTCCTCCCACCAATCGTGCTGGGCTTGCTCCTCGTTCGCTTCCCCTGGCGTCATGCCGTCGGCGCGTTCGGAGGATGGCTCGTCGTCGGTCTCGGCACGTTCCTGCTGGGCTGGCCCTGGCTCTGGCACGACACCCTGACCCGTCTCGGCCGTTATCTGGGAACCGGAACCGAGCGATTATCGTTACAGGTTCAGTACTTCGGCCAGTTCTACGCGGATCGCGACGTTCCCTGGCACTACCCCTGGGTCTATTTCGCCATCACGGTTCCGGTGGGCCTTCACCTGCTGGGCGTCCTGGGAGCCATCGAGGTCGTCCGAGGCAGACGAAAGTCGGAGGGCTTACCCTGGCTCGCGCTGGCAGGAATTGGCCTGTTTCTGGGGCTTTTTAGCACACGCATCCCGGTCTACGACGGCGAGCGTCTGTTCCTCCTCGTTTTCCCGCTCTGGGCGATCCTGATCGGGATCGGCGGGGCCTGGGCCTGGGGTCGAACGAGTCGCCGTTGGGCCCACGGCCTGATGGCGGCAGCGTTCCTGGCTCAAGGGTACGGGGTCGTGGCGCTGCACCCGTTCGGGCTCAGCTATTACAATGCACTCGTCGGCGGGTTGCCCGGCGCCCAGCGACTGGGCCTGGAATTGACCTATTGGGGGGACGCGGTCGACCGCGTCTTGCTGGATCGACTGGCGGCCGAGGCGAAACCGGGCGACCTGGCGGCGCTGGCCCCCACACTCCATCACATCCAGGGAGTCGCCTCCCTGACCCCTGCTCTGGTCCGAAACCAGGTGACCATCGTCGACCAGTCGCGGGCGGCGCAAGCCGATTGGCTGATTCTGTATCGACGCGATGCCTACCTCAATCCGGAGTGGCGGGCCTTGCTCAACGGCCCCCCCCCGGTAGGCCTCGTCGCCGAGCGTTCGAAGCAGGGGGTCGTCCTGTCGAGAGTGCTCAGGATCCGAAAACCTTAG
- the recN gene encoding DNA repair protein RecN, which produces MLRELSVQNLALIEDVRIDLRAGYCAWTGETGAGKSLLLTALSLVLGGKASADLVRSGCDEARAAAVFEIPEPETRARVEAILGGPLEDETLIVTRRVSAQGRGSAHANGLPVPVSTLRSLGEILVDIHGQNEGRALLDPDRQRAWLDAHAGLGPRADRFRKLRQAHADLRRQRLDLLRAADDRRRERALVAFERDELHAFCPEPDEFDEQTRLAHRLGSVGRLRDAAQRGYRLLYEAEPSAQGLLEEVARLLEPLGDAAPELADAAGELERLAESTREIAYALRRLGRDFDEDPTRLEEIETRLATYRRLAARFGCKPDELAARHASAQARLDAIDREEANLEALDAPLSAAWAELRQAAAELSTARRKAAGAFAKAVQSRLKTLHMPEARVSVEVTTDPMPDDPTETPPPEWGPDRVEFLFAPNLGEEPKPLRKIASGGELSRVTLAIKATLAGVDRVPTLVFDEIDTGVGGRLGSALGRTLADLSHHHQIICVTHLPQMASFAGHQWAIRKVVEKGRTRTTIEPLDETERVEELAQMLRGESAAEGTRQEARAMLVEARAGA; this is translated from the coding sequence GTGCTCCGCGAGCTCTCGGTGCAGAACCTGGCGCTGATCGAGGACGTGCGCATCGACCTCCGGGCGGGCTATTGCGCCTGGACCGGTGAGACCGGCGCCGGCAAGAGCCTGCTCCTGACGGCGCTCTCGCTGGTGCTCGGCGGCAAGGCGTCGGCCGACCTGGTCCGATCCGGCTGCGATGAGGCCCGAGCCGCCGCCGTCTTCGAGATCCCCGAGCCCGAAACCCGCGCCCGCGTCGAGGCGATCCTCGGCGGGCCGCTCGAGGACGAGACGCTCATCGTCACGCGGCGAGTCTCGGCGCAGGGCAGGGGGTCAGCCCATGCCAACGGCCTCCCGGTCCCCGTCTCCACCCTGCGGTCCCTGGGCGAGATCCTCGTCGACATCCACGGCCAGAACGAAGGGCGTGCGCTCCTCGACCCCGATCGCCAGCGGGCCTGGCTCGACGCCCACGCAGGGCTCGGCCCCCGCGCCGATCGCTTCCGCAAGCTCCGTCAGGCCCATGCCGACCTCCGGCGTCAGCGCCTCGACCTGCTCAGGGCGGCCGACGACCGCAGGCGCGAGCGGGCCCTCGTCGCCTTCGAACGCGACGAGTTGCACGCCTTCTGCCCCGAGCCCGACGAGTTCGACGAGCAGACCCGCCTGGCCCATCGCCTGGGCTCCGTCGGCCGGTTGCGCGACGCCGCCCAGCGTGGCTATCGCCTGCTCTACGAGGCCGAGCCGTCGGCCCAGGGGCTGCTCGAAGAGGTCGCCCGCCTGCTGGAACCCCTCGGAGACGCCGCGCCCGAGCTGGCCGATGCGGCCGGCGAACTTGAACGCCTGGCCGAGTCGACCCGCGAGATCGCTTACGCCTTGCGCCGTCTCGGGCGCGACTTCGATGAGGACCCGACCCGACTCGAAGAGATTGAGACGCGGCTTGCCACCTATCGCAGGCTCGCCGCCCGATTCGGCTGCAAGCCCGACGAACTCGCCGCCCGGCACGCCTCGGCGCAAGCCCGGCTCGACGCGATCGACCGGGAAGAGGCCAACCTCGAAGCCCTCGATGCTCCACTCTCGGCGGCCTGGGCCGAGCTTCGACAGGCCGCCGCCGAGCTGAGCACCGCGCGACGCAAGGCCGCCGGTGCGTTCGCCAAGGCCGTGCAATCGAGGCTGAAAACGCTTCACATGCCCGAAGCCCGCGTCAGCGTCGAAGTCACCACCGACCCCATGCCCGACGACCCTACCGAGACTCCGCCGCCCGAGTGGGGCCCCGACCGGGTCGAATTCCTCTTCGCCCCCAACCTCGGCGAGGAGCCGAAGCCGCTGCGCAAGATTGCCTCTGGCGGCGAATTGTCGCGCGTCACCCTGGCCATCAAGGCCACGCTGGCCGGCGTGGATCGCGTCCCGACCCTCGTCTTCGACGAGATCGACACCGGCGTCGGCGGCCGGCTCGGCTCGGCCCTGGGCAGGACACTTGCCGACCTCTCTCATCACCATCAGATCATCTGCGTGACCCATCTCCCGCAGATGGCCAGCTTCGCCGGCCATCAATGGGCCATCCGCAAGGTGGTCGAGAAGGGGCGGACACGGACGACGATTGAACCGCTCGACGAAACCGAGCGTGTCGAGGAACTTGCCCAGATGCTCCGCGGTGAGTCCGCCGCTGAAGGAACCCGTCAGGAGGCCCGCGCGATGCTCGTCGAGGCGCGGGCGGGGGCCTGA
- the metG gene encoding methionine--tRNA ligase subunit beta, giving the protein MPPAMPERPDRNGRPAMAEPITYEDFAKIELRVAKVLEARPHPNADKLLLLSVLVNDEPKQIVAGIKQHYTPEQLVGKKIIIVNNLAPVMLRGEASNGMLLAATSGENVILLTVDDPDCVVGARIK; this is encoded by the coding sequence ATGCCCCCGGCGATGCCTGAACGCCCTGACAGGAACGGACGACCCGCGATGGCCGAGCCAATTACCTACGAAGACTTCGCCAAGATCGAACTGCGCGTGGCCAAGGTCCTCGAGGCCAGGCCCCACCCCAACGCCGACAAGCTGCTGCTGCTGAGCGTCCTGGTCAACGACGAGCCCAAGCAGATCGTCGCCGGAATCAAGCAGCACTACACCCCCGAGCAGCTCGTGGGCAAGAAGATCATCATCGTCAACAACCTGGCGCCCGTCATGCTCCGGGGCGAGGCCTCCAATGGCATGCTGCTGGCGGCGACTTCGGGCGAGAACGTCATCCTGCTCACGGTCGACGACCCCGACTGCGTCGTCGGCGCCCGGATCAAGTAA
- a CDS encoding class I SAM-dependent methyltransferase, translating to MRRDLGDFQTPPNLAARVLDLLGPIGSRWTRVLEPTCGKGHFLAALLDRPDPPRELIGIERQAVHLAEAHRACDRPDAPRVVLTEADLFTVDLARDLPWTDEGPLLVVGNPPWVTAAELGVLESQNQAPRLRGDRRRGLDALTGSSNFDLAEAVWIKLLTELAPQNPTIALLCKRSVARKILAQGALPHGVQIKEASIHRIDARRWFGVQVDACLLRIDVGVPDGPVRVAIHGGLDAEASVRHFERDGDQLIADAEAWGRSKFAAGGSPLTWRQGIKHDAAKVMELVGSGEGWINGLGEPVDIEPDHMLPLWKSTDLFHGVDGRPRRALVLSQSRLGEETEAHKQSSPRLWAYLDDHAWAFDRRKSSIYRGRPRFSLFGVGPYCFDPFKVAISGLHKSPRFRAIGPVDGRPAVFDDTCYLLPCRSAVQAALLASLLNGPIARDLLDALVFWDAKRPITKAVLRQIDPIALLRATDPLLLGIAMDGELRRLGVDPDIGHPDSWGDLLLDGTPMPASPLI from the coding sequence GTGCGCCGGGATCTGGGCGACTTCCAAACTCCCCCCAACCTGGCCGCCCGCGTGCTCGACCTCCTCGGGCCGATCGGCTCACGCTGGACCAGGGTCCTGGAGCCGACCTGCGGCAAAGGCCACTTCCTTGCCGCGTTGCTCGACAGGCCCGATCCGCCGCGCGAACTGATCGGCATCGAGCGCCAGGCCGTGCATCTGGCCGAGGCGCATCGTGCCTGCGACCGCCCCGATGCCCCCCGGGTCGTGCTGACCGAGGCCGACCTGTTCACCGTCGACCTGGCGCGAGACCTCCCCTGGACCGACGAGGGACCGCTGCTCGTGGTGGGCAACCCTCCCTGGGTGACCGCCGCCGAGCTGGGCGTGCTAGAGAGCCAGAATCAGGCCCCACGCCTTCGAGGCGACCGGCGGCGAGGGCTCGACGCGCTGACCGGCTCGTCGAATTTCGACCTGGCCGAGGCCGTCTGGATCAAGCTCCTCACCGAGCTCGCTCCCCAGAACCCGACCATCGCCTTGCTCTGCAAACGCTCCGTCGCCCGCAAGATCCTGGCCCAGGGCGCCCTCCCGCATGGCGTCCAGATCAAGGAGGCGTCGATTCACCGGATCGACGCCCGCCGCTGGTTCGGCGTGCAGGTTGACGCCTGCCTGCTCAGGATCGACGTCGGCGTCCCCGATGGTCCCGTCCGGGTCGCGATCCACGGCGGCCTTGATGCCGAAGCCTCGGTGCGGCATTTCGAACGCGACGGGGATCAATTGATCGCCGACGCCGAGGCCTGGGGCCGATCGAAGTTCGCCGCCGGTGGCAGCCCGCTCACCTGGCGGCAGGGGATCAAGCACGACGCCGCCAAGGTGATGGAGCTTGTCGGCTCCGGCGAAGGCTGGATCAACGGCCTGGGTGAGCCCGTCGACATCGAGCCTGACCACATGCTCCCGCTCTGGAAATCGACCGACCTGTTTCACGGGGTCGACGGCCGCCCGCGACGGGCCCTCGTCCTCAGCCAAAGCCGGCTGGGCGAAGAGACCGAGGCCCACAAGCAGAGCTCACCCAGGCTCTGGGCCTACCTCGACGACCACGCCTGGGCCTTCGATCGGCGCAAGTCGTCGATCTATCGAGGCCGGCCCCGCTTCTCGCTCTTCGGCGTCGGGCCGTACTGCTTCGACCCCTTCAAGGTCGCCATCAGCGGCCTGCACAAGAGCCCGAGATTCCGGGCGATCGGGCCGGTCGACGGCCGTCCCGCGGTCTTCGACGACACCTGCTACCTGCTCCCGTGCCGGTCGGCCGTCCAGGCGGCGTTACTAGCGTCGCTCCTCAACGGCCCGATCGCCCGCGACCTGCTCGACGCCCTCGTCTTCTGGGACGCGAAGCGGCCGATCACCAAGGCGGTCCTTCGCCAGATCGACCCGATCGCCCTGCTTAGGGCGACCGACCCCCTTCTCCTGGGCATCGCCATGGACGGCGAGCTGAGGCGGTTGGGTGTTGACCCGGACATCGGCCACCCTGATTCTTGGGGCGACCTGCTGCTCGACGGGACACCGATGCCGGCCTCCCCCTTGATCTGA